The Sandaracinaceae bacterium genome includes the window CATCGCTCGCCACAAGAACGCCGAGCACACCGATGACCTCATCCGAAACTGGCTGAGGAACCGGAACACGCTGGAGTTCCTGGGGATCTGGGAGCGGCTCAACAACGCGGACTTCAACCCCGTCGAATTCGACGGGATTAGACTGCGAGCCGGGCTGAACAGCTTCACCCTCACGCCCAAGCAGTGGATCGAACGCACTGGCGCCGTTGGCATCACATCCAAGGCTGGGCGCTATGGCGGGACGTACGCCCACAAGGACATTGCCTTCGAGTTCGCGGCCTGGATTTCGGTCGAGTTCAAGCTCTACCTCATCAAGGAGTTCCAGCGCCTCAAGGAAGGGGAGCGCGATCAGCTCGGTTGGGACGTCGGCCGCAACCTCACCAAGATCAACTACCGCATTCACACCGACGCCATCCAGCAGAACCTCATTCCACCCGAGGTCACCCCACAGCAAGCCTCCCTGGTGTACGCGAGCGAAGCCGACCTGCTGAACGTAGCCTTGTTCGGCAAGACGGCCCGAGAGTGGCGTGATGGCCAACCTGGCAGCAAGGGCAACATCCGCGATGAGGCCAACGTCGCGCAGCTCGTGTGCTTGGCCAACCTGGAGGCGCTGAACGCGCACCTCATCCACCAGGGCGTGGCGCAGAGCCAGCGCCTCAAACTGCTCAACCAGACCGCTATTCAGCAGATGAAGGTGTTGACCACCGACAGCGGCGTCCGACGCCTAGAGGCGAAGAACAAGCCATGAGCCGTATCCACGACCTCATCGCGAAGCACTGCCCGGGCGGGGTGCCGTTCAGGGCGCTCGGCGAGATCGGCGAGTTGGTCCGCGGCAACGGGATGCCAAAGACAGACTTCACGGAGTCCGGGGTTGGAGCCATTCACTACGGCCAAATCTACACGTACTACGGCACCTGGACGACCAAGACCCGCTCATTCGTGGCGCCCGAAACGGCAGCACGGCTAGCAAAGGTCGACCCTGGTGACACTCATCATCACGAACACAAGCGAGAACCTAGAAGAGGTCGGGAAAGCAGTTGCTTGGCTCGGCGGAGACCGCATCGTCACTGTGGCCACGCAACCGTCTTGAAGCACGACCAGGACTCCGTTCATCAGCTACTGGCTGCAGAGCCGGCTTCCACCTTCAGAAGAAGCGGTGCGAACGGTACGAAGGTGATCGACGTCTCCGCCAACAGCCTGGCAAAGATCCGCATCCCCATTCCGCCCTCGCGGTGCAGTTCGAGCCGAGGAGCCAGGGCGGATGCCGCCGTCGTTGGCGCCAGAGCGTGTACTTCCGCATGTTGTTGCTGGGGTGCGCTTCCAGAATCAGAGTCAGGCGCGGGATCTGCTGGCGATGCGGACTCGCTCTCGCTGAAGCGCTTCCTGGGATTCGAGCCGCACGAGTCGACGCCCGACCACTCCAACGTTGTCACGCATGCGCACGCGACTGCCCGGAGTCGACGTACGTGGAGGTCTTCCGCTTCGTGATGCGTGGTAACCAACGAGGCGCGGTCTGCTGCGCGGCCAGGTGGCTGGGGTGGATCCGACCTACCACCTTCGCGCCGATGCGTCGATAGAGACCATCGTGCGGAAGGGCAGCGCGGCGAGGGCTACAAGGGCTACCTGCGCGGGCTCGCCAAGGGGAGTCCGGCATCGAGAACCCGACCGAAGAGGGCTGCCCGCTTCGGAAGGCCGAAGCCGCGAAGGCAAAGAAGACGTCGAATGAAGAGTGGGCAAGCCCCACCGACTCCGGACGCTGGATCACGTGCGCTTGAAGGATGGGCGAACGCGACTCGGCTACAAGGCCGAGCACGTGGTCGACATGGAGACGGGCGCTCCCCTCGCCGTGGACGATGGCCGCCCGACGAGCGACCCCTCGTCCATCGAAGGACGAGGCCTCAAGCTCGCCGAGCGAATCTCTGAGCGCACCATCGCTCGCGACGACGATGACGACGACAGCGACGGGCGCCACCTTCCAGCAAAGTCATCCGGGAGCATCCACGCGAAGGTCGTCGCCGACAGGGGCTGCCACAAAGGCGAGAGGCACGATTCGGAGCCTCGAGGAGAAGAGCATCCGGACCTACCATTCCCGAGCGGCTTCGGCGGCAAGCGTCGCTAGCGAAGCATGGTGGACGCAAGACGGCGAAGGCCGTGTACCGCAATCGAGAACGCGTGAAGCGCCCGAAGAAGAGACAAAGAGAGCTACAACGCCGTCGCGGTGAACTCATCGAGCGCTCGCTTCGCGCACATCTGCGAGACCGGCGACCATCGACGCACGCGGCTCCGAAGGCGAGGCAACGTCCGCAAGCGCTACCTCATCCAGTGCGCGGGCTTCAACCTCAAC containing:
- a CDS encoding KilA-N domain-containing protein; the protein is MSKNRQITVQGRAVTVVAGADEDYISLTDIARHKNAEHTDDLIRNWLRNRNTLEFLGIWERLNNADFNPVEFDGIRLRAGLNSFTLTPKQWIERTGAVGITSKAGRYGGTYAHKDIAFEFAAWISVEFKLYLIKEFQRLKEGERDQLGWDVGRNLTKINYRIHTDAIQQNLIPPEVTPQQASLVYASEADLLNVALFGKTAREWRDGQPGSKGNIRDEANVAQLVCLANLEALNAHLIHQGVAQSQRLKLLNQTAIQQMKVLTTDSGVRRLEAKNKP